One genomic segment of Naumovozyma castellii chromosome 7, complete genome includes these proteins:
- the NCAS0G03040 gene encoding aldo/keto reductase family protein: MSKVEQIRKDLAEIGTGYGLMGLTWRDDPVPKEQAFECMLKVIEFSRANNHKAFFNVGEFYGPKFINLTYVKEFFEKYPETRKEVIISCKGAMNVQEYKALLKSDEIRKSVETCTKHLGTFIDIFEPARLDPTACKEGEAVPAETFDTLAALVDEGVIGAFSLSEANAKEITAVHKGWGKYLVCVELELSMFSYEILTDGIAKACNNANVAIICYSPLGKGFLTGAIRKNDDLDDFRKHLKYFNGDDLNKNLSLVKFLEDEILAKRDSSHTVTLAQIALGWVVYWNKQKEYSNTKFIPIPGGTTIDKLVQNFDEKKCTITDDEFAKIEKFLGGFTRSGNRYEFITNPFQT, translated from the coding sequence atgtCTAAAGTGGAACAAATAAGGAAGGATTTAGCTGAGATCGGAACCGGGTATGGGTTGATGGGTTTAACCTGGAGAGATGATCCAGTTCCAAAGGAACAAGCTTTTGAATGTATGTTGAAAGTAATTGAGTTCTCTAGGGCTAATAATCACAAGgctttcttcaatgtcGGTGAATTCTATGGCCctaaatttataaatttaacTTATGTTAAGGAATTCTTCGAAAAGTATCCTGAAACAAGAAAGGAGGTTATTATTAGTTGTAAAGGTGCCATGAATGttcaagaatataaagCGCTTTTGAAATCTGatgaaattagaaaaagTGTTGAAACATGCACTAAACATTTGGGTACCtttattgatattttcgAACCAGCAAGACTAGATCCTACTGCTTGTAAGGAGGGTGAAGCTGTCCCTGCAGAGACCTTTGACACGTTGGCTGCATTGGTGGATGAAGGTGTCATCGGTGCATTTTCCTTAAGTGAAGCAAATGCTAAGGAGATTACTGCTGTCCATAAGGGTTGGGGAAAGTACCTTGTTTGTGTCGAACTTGAACTATCGATGTTTTCATACGAAATTCTTACCGATGGTATTGCTAAAGCCTGTAATAATGCTAATGTCGCAATTATCTGTTATTCACCATTAGGGAAAGGGTTTTTGACAGGTGCTATCCGTAAGAATGACGATCTGGACGATTTCAGAAAACatctaaaatatttcaatggGGATGATCTAAACAAGAATCTTTCTCTTGTTAAATTCCTGGAAGATGAGATTCTTGCGAAACGTGATTCTTCCCATACGGTGACGTTAGCCCAAATTGCATTGGGTTGGGTTGTTTATTGGAACAAACAGAAAGAATACAGTAATACTAAGtttattccaattccaGGTGGAACGACTATTGACAAGCTTGTACAAAATTTTGacgaaaaaaaatgtacTATTACTGATGATGAGTTTGCTAAGATTGAGAAATTTTTAGGTGGGTTTACTAGATCTGGGAACAGATACGAATTTATTACAAACCCATTTCAAACGTAA
- the NCAS0G03060 gene encoding uncharacterized protein (ancestral locus Anc_2.250), producing MSGILVSLCPRETRCHWLKYTMDSYLNVRALPKLVTTTTSSILSKSTATLSKPKLAGSLPTLSSGASTTVSSLLSSLSSSTSSAIPTIVPPSADNNPYILGKSKHPDGTVFIAVGTLVGFIFLALLVRWVTLSVLSRRNAKRSSYEPTDRDFVYQQGSTNYENPFLLDEEKLSYDGGLLDEKLRKSQLNITGSHHHFNSITSKSIDSENQEECREYHQGGYITDDDDNFMGAVDHARFNPIQDHIPSYYNNRKSLFISPTLELKQNLDPNPLSNLNDPFRDGRNVSRISIATYNTVDDDVDDLLLRPERSASPERKPRQSPIREGYHKRNKSSLGMIANVGPSSLNVNIPENLDFTPTKKKGRKMAPSVYLEDILGGDETLE from the coding sequence ATGTCTGGCATATTGGTCTCCCTTTGTCCAAGGGAGACCAGGTGCCATTGGCTAAAATACACAATGGATTCATATCTAAACGTTAGGGCTCTCCCCAAGTTGGTAACTACAACCACATCATCAATCCTATCGAAGTCGACTGCGACTTTATCTAAACCGAAGCTGGCAGGGAGCCTACCCACATTATCAAGTGGAGCCTCAACAACTGTTTCAAGCTTGCTATCAAGTTTATCATCTTCTACTTCATCGGCGATACCAACTATTGTCCCACCTTCGGCTGATAATAACCCTTATATCTTAGGGAAAAGTAAGCACCCCGATGGAACGGTGTTCATAGCGGTGGGAACTCTGGTAGGATTCATATTTTTAGCACTGTTAGTACGGTGGGTCACATTATCTGTCCTCTCTCGTAGAAACGCAAAGAGATCATCTTATGAGCCTACAGACAGAGACTTTGTTTATCAGCAGGGTTCCACCAATTATGAAAACCCATTTTTGCTAGATGAGGAGAAATTATCTTACGATGGTGGATTACTAGACGAAAAGCTTAGGAAATCGCAGCTAAATATAACTGGAagtcatcatcattttaACTCCATAACTTCCAAATCAATAGACTCGGAAAATCAAGAAGAGTGTAGGGAATATCATCAGGGCGGATATATTACGGATGATGACGATAATTTCATGGGTGCCGTCGATCATGCAAGATTCAACCCAATTCAAGATCACATTCCTTCTTATTATAACAATAGGAAGTCATTATTTATATCCCCTACCTTAGAGCTTAAACAGAACTTGGACCCCAACCCATTATCAAACTTGAATGATCCATTCAGGGATGGAAGAAACGTTTCAAGAATATCCATAGCAACATACAACACTGTAGATGACGACGTTGACGATTTACTTTTAAGACCAGAAAGAAGTGCCTCCCCAGAAAGGAAACCAAGACAATCTCCAATCAGAGAAGGGTATCATAAGAGAAATAAGTCCTCCTTGGGGATGATTGCTAATGTAGGACCCTCTTCCCTAAATGTTAACATACCggaaaatttggattttacaccaacaaagaaaaagggCAGGAAAATGGCACCATCCGTATACTTAGAGGACATTCTTGGTGGTGACGAAACCTTAGAATAA
- the OCA2 gene encoding Oca2p (ancestral locus Anc_2.251) — protein sequence MNYIPPLNFSPVVSTDVSLYRSGYPMALNYSFIRDQLHLKTIIYIGDKNELSEDYNEFLKGEGIQYHHIFMDSCREEGVEERMDQVLRLVLDVDNYPILMHSNKGKHRVGIVVGIIRKLLQGWSTAGIYQEYGIFSGGLKGDADLEFITMFETNLNVRMAKVPQFALPCMLKVSNEAELWKPSLPSNESSSNSQNTLP from the coding sequence ATGAACTACATACCTCCACTGAACTTCTCCCCCGTGGTAAGCACGGATGTCTCCTTATATAGATCGGGGTATCCGATGGCTTTAAACTATTCGTTCATTAGGGACCAACTCCATTTGAAAACTATCATATACATAGGGGACAAAAATGAGCTCTCGGAAGATTACAATGAATTCCTCAAAGGAGAGGGAATCCAATACCATCATATCTTTATGGATTCGTGCCGTGAGGAAGGTGTGGAAGAAAGGATGGACCAAGTACTCCGGTTGGTCCTTGATGTGGATAATTACCCCATTTTGATGCATTCTAATAAGGGGAAACATCGTGTGGGTATCGTTGTTGGGATAATACGTAAACTTTTACAAGGTTGGTCTACAGCAGGTATTTATCAAGAATATGGGATATTTTCTGGTGGATTGAAAGGAGATGCAGATTTGGAATTCATCACGATGTTTGAAACGAACTTGAATGTACGAATGGCCAAAGTACCACAGTTTGCTCTTCCCTGTATGCTGAAAGTGTCTAATGAGGCAGAGTTATGGAAACCATCTTTACCTTCGAACgaatcatcatctaattcGCAGAATACTTTGCCATAA
- the ARP5 gene encoding actin-related protein ARP5 (ancestral locus Anc_2.248), protein MSRDASLTPLEVHVIDDLPLREQPEPFTDRSRYDSTIPIAIDFGSSQIRAGYTNQSTPSHIFPNRLTRYRDRKINKTFTFIGNDVSLDQAIRTQSKSPFDGSIITNWDYVEDIMQYIFNHLGVVGHNGVSNPILLTEKLATLQSQRSNWYQLLFECFDIPEVTLGIDSMFAFYGLNERSSTGLVIDCGNEETDVIPVVEGAGMLTDAKRINWGGRQAVDYLNDLLTLKYPYFPTKLSTAQYQRVYQDYCYVAKDYDQEIQTILNLDVLEKKNVVIEAPFTEVLQPQKTEEELRIQAEKRKESGKRLQEQAKQKRIEKLVQKEEEYEYFSKVKEQLENQPKKKVLSILQNAGFDDEQDFKKYLFNLERSLKRARAHNDGEENEGDHDDENIEGKFDLVEVPDENLTEEQIKEKRKQRLLKAGYDARKKAKEEKERIAKEEEELKLKDQKWRETDLEGWIKDKRSRLVDLIRKRKEKLRMRDEMKDRKSQAAQNRMKNLANLSEDNPRSSSKRSRQQASIDNDPNDTFGTNDEDWLVYNDVTQNPEAFEELLEDEYKDIVELEGLLLEHDPNFTEEDTLEAQYDWRNSTLHLFLRGPRPHDSEDIHQQHQMHLNVERIRVPEILFQPSMGGQDQAGIIELCETILTKKFGSEQRKLSPTALAMANNLWITGGNSKLPGMKERIVKEFTGFLPVGTAFNVKQSYNPSLDAWNGMAKLTLNSEDYKNTIISKKITKNTALNTLRNTN, encoded by the coding sequence ATGTCGAGAGATGCCTCACTAACGCCACTGGAGGTCCATGTGATAGATGACCTACCATTGAGAGAACAACCAGAACCATTTACGGACAGGTCCCGATATGACTCTACGATCCCCATTGCTATTGATTTTGGTTCATCTCAGATAAGAGCTGGCTACACGAACCAATCCACACCCTCTCATATTTTTCCTAACAGGTTGACAAGGTATAGGGATCGTAAGATAAATAAAACGTTCACATTCATAGGGAATGATGTATCATTAGACCAAGCCATAAGGACTCAATCCAAGTCACCATTTGACGGATCTATAATCACAAATTGGGATTACGTAGAAGATATTATGCAGTACATATTTAATCACCTTGGTGTGGTGGGACACAATGGGGTATCTAACCCAATTCTACTTACTGAAAAATTGGCCACTTTACAATCTCAAAGAAGTAATTGGTACCAACTTTTATTCGAATGTTTTGATATCCCAGAGGTCACACTGGGTATAGATAGTATGTTTGCATTTTATGGTTTGAATGAAAGAAGTTCTACCGGGTTAGTTATTGATTGTGGGAATGAAGAAACCGATGTGATACCCGTGGTGGAAGGTGCAGGAATGTTGACTGATGCCAAGAGAATTAATTGGGGTGGAAGACAAGCTGTAGATTATCTGAATGATTTGCTTACTTTGAAATATCCATATTTTCCTACAAAGCTATCAACAGCACAGTATCAAAGGGTGTATCAAGATTATTGTTATGTTGCTAAAGATTACGATCAAGAGATTCAAACAATCTTAAATCTAGATGTtttggagaagaaaaatgtaGTTATTGAGGCACCATTTACTGAAGTTTTGCAACCACAAAAAACGGAGGAAGAACTAAGAATACAGGCTgaaaagaggaaagaaagTGGTAAGAGATTGCAAGAACAGGCAAAGCAGAAAAggattgaaaaattggttcaaaaagaagaagaatatgaatatttttccaaagtTAAAGAGCAGTTAGAAAATCAACCAAAAAAGAAAGTTTTATCTATTCTACAGAATGCTGgttttgatgatgaacaagatttcaagaaatatcTGTTCAACTTGGAAAGATCTTTGAAAAGAGCGAGGGCACATAATGATGGTGAAGAAAACGAAGGCGACCATGATGACGAAAACATAGAAGGCAAATTTGACTTAGTAGAAGTCCCAGATGAGAATCTTACTGAAGAGCAGATAAAGgaaaaaaggaaacaaCGTTTGTTAAAAGCGGGTTATGATGCAAGGAAGAAAGcaaaggaagaaaaggaaagaattgccaaggaagaagaagagttAAAGTTAAAAGATCAGAAGTGGAGAGAAACTGATTTAGAAGGTTGGATAAAAGATAAGAGAAGTAGGTTGGTTGATCTGATACGCAAAAGAAAGGAGAAGTTAAGAATGCGTGATGAGATGAAGGACCGTAAGTCACAGGCGGCACAGAACagaatgaagaatttagCTAACTTGTCGGAGGATAATCCACGTTCAAGCTCCAAGAGAAGTAGACAGCAGGCAAGCATAGATAATGATCCTAATGACACATTTGGTaccaatgatgaagattgGCTTGTCTACAATGATGTCACTCAAAATCCAGAAGCTTTCGAAGAGCTTCTAGAGGATGAATACAAAGATATTGTAGAATTGGAAGGTCTATTGCTAGAACATGATCCAAACTTTACAGAGGAAGATACGCTAGAGGCTCAATATGATTGGAGAAATTCGACattacatttatttttgagAGGACCCAGACCACATGATAGTGAAGATattcatcaacaacatCAGATGCACTTGAATGTCGAACGTATACGTGTCCCCGAAATCCTTTTCCAACCAAGCATGGGTGGCCAAGACCAAGCTGGAATAATTGAACTATGTGAAACTATCTTAACAAAGAAATTCGGATCAGAGCAACGAAAATTAAGCCCCACTGCCTTAGCCATGGCCAACAACCTGTGGATTACAGGCGGAAACTCCAAACTTCCTGGCATGAAGGAAAGGATTGTGAAGGAATTTACTGGTTTTCTTCCTGTTGGAACTGCTTTTAATGTCAAACAAAGCTATAATCCATCATTAGATGCATGGAACGGTATGGCCAAATTAACTTTAAACTCAGAGGACTATAAGAACACTATAATAAGCAAAAAGATTACGAAGAATACGGCCCTGAATACATTAAGGAACACAAATTAG
- the VAC7 gene encoding Vac7p (ancestral locus Anc_2.255), whose translation MNDDELKFTVETETVETPASNLPIPTNNNPSLMLLNPAMTPNIHPKDHIEENPMGNEVVDNKKNTSPLSNVVIDGSVNNNIDSLMGKNANVSGAVSGNGSIPEDNTIEPRKMGELNNLIDNNPLSTHVNQQSLRNKKSSLLIDSFPTIDSNSNALVDEITNSDEHLKPMTDVITSNPRDDHPQISNSNTMKSGSITSTLGAKRIINDQISSNAVNSERPSMPVMHSRELILNEARRDSLTPNNNQDEKNDANNTFDNDTKIIATKSEIQSSNTNSTDNDQDQSQIPTKTDFFAAKLASAVGDNEISDSEETFVYESAANSTKNMILPSTMEAIQQQQQQQQQQHRSENKSRGVVPKMSVPNLSNNTNKKLLSRLKSTRHISTSAIPTTGSSVNVPIAQVPSQLLPPNFTPTHLNRQTNIIPNNATLQDEDGSIVTVDKQNKQNDIQSVKSYSSEVYQQRQQRSPEKRTSLVSLARGSPITSSSFVPQPHLKPSSSVQLHSSLKNHSVAMKHSFSNQTQRQASLNLNNNNNNNNNNNPNTPRGTKNEPMGNKRKLRTTVSKIFDGNGNQPLRRYSGVPDNINLEDYIEQSDEYYHPSSVKMNNNYMPNGANYYNAPDYKRHSSQTFKSDNFDLNATNGNDNFYNEPSAIEEEDSQDESLHDNLGNEHTQRMANIDDDGRDDHSMFYYSHRGDLEARPQISDYQELGDEDEIGDEDTSNYYTNHTMRTFKNNGGYDHLTPNNSNQQNATERTPLRPKRQTARNQFSYSPHNFYTKKSSWSKFKNCIYFTFIVFSLLTVGFILGFFLATNKELQGLDIVVMDNILSSSDELLFDVTVTAFNPGFFAIDIQDVDLDIFAKSLYSKTDDKSNSETILLGTIQNLETPLTFQGGFFNRNYDVSRSSIKILDPGTDKAKRNPTGDGGKDNDEKLKIRGIFGGHGDNGDENEDDDDSEKWKKLIKHDYGLILRGNMKYKIPFFNSEKSIAVQKSTDVALDPS comes from the coding sequence ATGAATGACGATGAACTGAAATTCACAGTTGAGACTGAGACAGTAGAAACACCAGCCTCAAATCTACCTATACCGACAAATAACAATCCCTCTTTGATGCTATTGAATCCTGCTATGACGCCAAACATACATCCTAAGGACCACATTGAAGAGAACCCAATGGGTAACGAAGTGGTTgacaacaagaaaaatacgTCACCTTTGAGCAATGTGGTCATTGATGGGTCTGTTAATAACAATATTGATTCTTTGATGGGGAAAAATGCAAATGTGAGTGGAGCTGTGAGTGGAAATGGATCTATTCCTGAAGATAACACCATTGAACCCCGTAAGATGGGAGAACTAaacaatttaattgataataatccCCTATCAACACACGTGAATCAGCAATCACTAAGAAATAAGAAAAGTTCTTTACTTATAGACTCTTTCCCTACGATTGATTCTAATAGTAACGCTCTGGTAGATGAAATAACAAATTCTGATGAACATTTGAAACCAATGACGGATGTCATAACTAGTAATCCTAGAGATGATCATCCTCAAATTTCCAATAGTAATACCATGAAATCTGGCTCAATAACTTCCACACTAGGCgcaaaaagaataataaatgatcaaatatcatcaaatgcAGTGAATTCGGAGAGACCATCGATGCCTGTTATGCATTCGAGagaattaattttaaatgaGGCAAGAAGAGACTCTCTGACTCCAAATAACAATCAggatgaaaaaaatgatgcTAATAATACATTCGATAATGATACCAAAATAATCGCAACAAAGTCAGAAATCCAAAGTAGTAATACAAATAGTACTGACAATGATCAAGACCAATCTCAAATACCAACAAAAACGGATTTTTTTGCTGCAAAACTGGCATCAGCTGTAggtgataatgaaattagTGATTCTGAAGAGACATTTGTTTATGAGTCCGCAGCTAATTCAACCAAAAATATGATTCTTCCGAGTACTATGGAAGCTAtacaacagcaacagcaacagcagcaacagcaacacAGGTCAGAGAATAAAAGTCGGGGAGTGGTACCTAAGATGAGTGTTCCGAATTTGAGCAATAATACgaataagaaattattaagtaGATTAAAAAGCACAAGACATATCAGTACAAGTGCAATACCGACAACAGGATCCTCAGTGAATGTTCCCATTGCTCAAGTACCTTCACAGCTATTGCCTCCTAATTTTACCCCCACTCATTTAAACAGACAAACTAATATAATACCTAATAATGCCACTTTacaagatgaagatggaaGTATAGTGACCGTAGATAAGCAAAACAAGCAAAATGATATCCAGTCAGTGAAATCGTATTCATCGGAAGTATATCAACAGCGGCAGCAACGATCTCCAGAAAAGAGAACAAGTTTGGTTTCACTTGCAAGGGGTAGCCCTATtacttcatcatcatttgtaCCGCAGCCACATTTAaaaccatcatcatctgttCAATTACACAGCAGTCTAAAGAATCATAGCGTGGCAATGAAGCACTCTTTCTCCAATCAGACACAACGGCAAGCATCGTTGAATcttaacaataataataataataataataataataacccCAACACCCCTCGAGGAACTAAGAATGAACCTATGGGGAATAAAAGGAAACTAAGAACCACAGTATCCAAGATATTTGATGGAAATGGCAATCAACCATTAAGAAGGTATTCTGGTGTTCCAGACAATataaatttggaagattatATCGAACAATCTGATGAATATTACCATCCAAGTAGCGTTAAGATGAATAACAATTATATGCCGAATGGGGCTAATTATTACAATGCGCCCGACTATAAGCGTCATAGTAGTCAAACTTTTAAATCAGATAATTTTGACTTAAACGCTACTAATGGTAACGATAATTTCTACAACGAACCAAGCGCCATAGAGGAGGAAGATAGCCAAGATGAATCCTTACATGACAACCTTGGAAATGAACATACTCAAAGAATGGCCAATATTGACGATGATGGACGTGATGATCATTCCATGTTTTATTATAGTCACAGAGGTGATTTAGAGGCTCGTCCTCAGATTTCGGATTACCAAGAGTTaggtgatgaagatgaaattggtGATGAAGACACATCTAATTACTATACCAATCATACGATGCGTACGTTTAAGAATAATGGTGGTTATGATCACCTTACCCCAAATAACTCAAATCAACAAAATGCTACAGAACGCACTCCCTTAAGACCAAAAAGACAAACTGCTAGGAATCAATTCAGCTATTCTCCCCATAATTTTTACACGAAGAAGTCGTCATGGTCcaaatttaagaattgTATCTATTTCACCTTTATTGTTTTTTCGTTGTTAACCGTTGGATTTATACTAGGGTTTTTCTTGGCTACAAACAAGGAACTACAAGGGCTAGATATAGTTGTTATGGATAATATCTTATCAAGTTCTGATGAATTACTGTTTGACGTGACTGTAACTGCTTTTAATCCTGGATTTTTTGCCATAGATATTCAAGATGTCGATCTGGATATCTTCGCTAAAAGTTTGTATTCTAAAACCGATGACAAATCTAATTCGGAAACGATACTATTGGGGACAATCCAGAATTTAGAAACACCACTAACCTTCCAAGGTGGCTTCTTCAATCGGAACTATGATGTATCAAGATCAAGCATAAAGATATTGGACCCAGGAACGGACAAGGCGAAACGCAATCCTACTGGAGATGGAGGTAAGGATAACGATGAGAAACTCAAAATACGGGGCATATTCGGAGGCCATGGTGATAATGGAGATGAGAACGAAGACGATGACGACTCTGAAAAGTGGAAAAAACTAATAAAGCATGACTACGGGTTAATCCTGAGGGGGAACATGAAATACAAGATCCCATTCTTTAACAGTGAAAAATCCATCGCAGTGCAGAAGAGCACCGATGTGGCATTGGACCCCTCCTAG
- the NOP2 gene encoding rRNA (cytosine-C5-)-methyltransferase NOP2 (ancestral locus Anc_2.247) encodes MFSDEEDENLDELNAANMEALSMKLDEEEALEAEEAEKELVEDDKFQPRADILPTEEQEEELAQQQPNLTAIRTRIIEIVKVLEDFKNLGAEGRSRNEYTDRLLKDICEYFGYTPFLAEKLFNLFSPAEALEFFEANEIARPITIRTNTLKTRRRDLAQALVNRGVNLQPIGSWTKVGLQIFDSQVPIGATPEYLAGNYILQAASSFLPVIALDPHENERILDMAAAPGGKTTYISAMMKNTGCVFANDANKNRTKSLIANIHRLGCTNTIVCNYDAREFPKVIGGFDRILLDAPCSGTGVIGKDQSVKVSRTEKDFIQIPHLQKQLLLSAIDSVDCNSKHGGVIVYSTCSVAVEEDEAVVDYALRKRPNVKLVDTGLAIGKEGFTSFRGKKFHPSIKLTRRYYPHTYNVDGFYVAKFQKIGPSPHDDNQASAREKENAARQEALEEGIIHEDFASFDNEEDKKYIDKSKKINLLKKGVNPKASKKNNKE; translated from the coding sequence ATGTTTTCTGATGAGGAGGATGAAAACttggatgaattaaatgCGGCTAATATGGAAGCTTTGTCCATGAAATTGGACGAGGAAGAAGCTTTGGAAGCTGAGGAAGCCGAAAAGGAATTAGTAGAAGATGACAAATTTCAACCCCGTGCTGATATCTTGCCAACTGAAGagcaagaagaagaattggctcaacaacaacctaACCTAACTGCAATTAGAACCAGAATTATCGAGATTGTGAAAGTTCTTGAAGACTTCAAAAATTTGGGAGCAGAAGGAAGATCAAGAAATGAATATACTGATAGGctattgaaagatatttgTGAATACTTTGGCTATACTCCATTTTTGGCTGAAAAATTGTTTAACCTATTTTCCCCAGCGGAAGCTTTAGAGTTTTTTGAAGCTAATGAAATTGCCAGACCTATTACTATAAGAACAAACACTTTGAAAACCAGAAGAAGAGATCTTGCTCAAGCCTTGGTGAATAGAGGTGTAAACCTGCAACCAATTGGTTCATGGACAAAGGTCGGTCtacaaatttttgattCTCAAGTTCCAATTGGTGCAACACCTGAATATCTTGCAGGTAACTATATCCTACAAGCtgcatcttcatttttacCAGTCATTGCTCTTGATCCTCACGAAAACGAACGTATTTTAGATATGGCTGCAGCCCCAGGTGGGAAAACAACATACATTTCTGCAATGATGAAAAACACTGGTTGTGTTTTTGCTAATGATGCTAATAAGAATAGAACTAAGTCTTTGATTGCCAATATACATCGTCTTGGTTGTACCAACACAATTGTTTGTAATTATGATGCTCGTGAATTCCCAAAGGTTATAGGTGGGTTTGATAGAATTCTATTAGATGCACCATGTTCTGGTACCGGTGTCATTGGTAAAGATCAATCTGTTAAAGTATCACGTACAGAAAAGGATTTTATCCAAATTCCACATTTACAGAAGCAATTGCTTTTATCTGCCATTGATTCTGTCGATTGTAACTCTAAGCATGGTGGTGTTATTGTCTACTCTACATGTTCCGTTGCTGttgaggaagatgaagcaGTCGTTGATTATGCACTAAGAAAAAGACCAAATGTTAAACTAGTGGACACCGGTTTGGCTATTGGTAAGGAAGGGTTTACAAGTTTTAGAGGTAAGAAGTTCCATCCAAGTATAAAGTTAACGAGAAGATACTATCCACATACCTACAATGTTGATGGTTTCTATGTAGCAAAGTTCCAAAAGATCGGTCCATCACCTCACGATGATAACCAAGCCAGTGCAagagaaaaggaaaatgcCGCTAGACAAGAGGCTTTGGAAGAAGGTATTATTCACGAAGATTTCGCAAGCTTcgataatgaagaagataagaaaTATATCGACAAATCTAAGAAAATTAATCTATTAAAGAAGGGTGTTAATCCAAAGGCttcaaaaaagaataataaggAATAA